Below is a window of Streptomyces sp. NBC_00223 DNA.
CGGACCTGACCGGGGCCAGCTGCTTGCGGCTCAGGTGCGTGATGTCCTGCCCGGCGTACGTGACCTGCCCGGCGGTCGGCTCCAGCAGCCGCGTCACCAGCCGGCCGGTGGTGGACTTGCCGCAGCCGGACTCGCCGACCATGCCCAGCGCCTCGCCGGAGTTGATGTGGAAGTCGATCCCGTCGACCGCCCGGACGTCCCCCACGCGCCGCTGGAAGACGAAGCCGCCGTTGATCGGGAAGTACTTCTGCAACCCCGAGACCTCGAGGAGCTTGTCTGCCGAGTCGGGACGAGGTGCCGGGACCTGGTCCAGGGTCTGCTGTTCACTCATTGCTGGTTCCCTCGACTCCTGGTCAGCGCAGCCGCGGCTGGATCTGCTCGATGAAGATGTCACGCTTCTGGTCCGCCGTCAGGTGACAGGCCGAACCGCGCCCGGACGGCAGGTGAGGCCGTTCGGTGCTGCAACGGTCCTCCCCTTCCACCTGGTCGGTGAAGGCGCAGCGTGTGTGGAACGGGCAGCCCGACGGCGGGTTCAGCAGGCTGGGCGGCGATCCCGGGATCGGCAGCAGGGGTACGTCCACCGCCGCCGTCAGCCGCGGAATGGAGCCCAGCAGGCCCCAGGCGTAGGGGTGCTCGGGCTTCTTGAGGATGTCCCGGACCGTACCGCGCTCGACGGCCCGGCCGGCGTACATCACGACCACGTCGTCGGCGGTGTTGGCGATCACGCCGAGGTCGTGGGTGATCAGGATGATCGCGGTGCCGGTCTCCTGCTGGAGGTCCTTGAGCAGGTCCAGGATCTGGGCCTGCACGGTGACGTCGAGCGCGGTGGTCGGCTCGTCCGCGATCACCAGGTCGGGGTCGCAGACCAGTGCCATCGCGATCATCGCGCGCTGCCGCATACCGCCGGAGAACTGGTGCGGGTAGTCGTCCACCCGGGTGTGCGGCTGCGGGATGCCGACCTTGCCCAGCATCTCGATCGCCCGCGCGCGGCCCTCCTTCTTGGAGGCGCCCATGTGCTTCACATACGGCTCGGCGATCTGCCGCCCGACCGTGTAGTACGGCGACAGGGCGGTCAGCGAGTCCTGGAAGACCATGGACATCTTCTTGCCGCGCAGCCGCTCCAGCGTGCGGGGGCTCGCGCCGGTCAGCTTCTGGCCGTCGAGGGTGATCTCACCGCTGATGGTGGTGTTGCGGGGGTTGTGCAGGCCCAGAATCGCCAGGTTGGTGACCGACTTGCCGGACCCGGACTCGCCCACGATGCCCAGGGTCTTCCCCCGGTCGAGGTCGAAGGAAAGCCCGTCGACGGCCTTCACGGTGCCGTCCTCGGTGGCGAACTGGACATACAGGTCGCGCACGGAGAGGAAGTGCTCGGATCCCTGAGGCGTGGGCTCGGCCTCGGGCTTCGTCAGAGTGGTCACGGGCGGGTTCTCCTACCGGGTGGTGCGCTGTTCGCGGCGGGGGTGCGGTGCCGCGCTCACGCGAGCCGAATCCGCGGGTCGATGAGGGCGTAGGCGGCGTCGACGACGATGTTGAAGAGGACGATCGCGCTGGCGCTGATGAGCATGACGGCCATCTCCATCGGCAGGTCCACGGTCTGCACCGAGTTGACGGCGAGCGTACCGAGACCGTGCAGGCTGAAGGTGGCCTCGGTGATGATCGCGCCGCCGAAGACACTGCCGAGGTCGATGCCGAAGATGGTGATGATGGAGGCGGCGGCGCCGCGCAGCGCGTACCGGTAGAACACGTACTTCGAGCCCATGCCCTTGGCCCGGGCGGTACGGATGTGGTCCTCGGACAGCTGCTCGACCATCAGCGAGCGGGTCTGCCGGCTGTAGTTCGACCAGAAGATGACCGACATCACCAGACAGGGCAGCACCAGGCCGGCGAACGAGCCGGCGGGATCGGAGCTCCAGGTCGGGTCGTGGCTGCCGTCGAGCCAGCCGAGGTTGTCGACGAACAGCGCGATGGCCAGCGGGCCGATGAAGTAGATCTGGACCGAGTTGCCGATCAGCGAGATGGAGCTGGCGACGCGGTCGAAGGTCTTGCCCTGCTGCCAGGCCGAGAGCATGCCCAGGGTGACACCGATGACCAGGAAGACCGCGGAACCGCCGATGGCCAGCGAGAGCGTGGTCGGGTAGCGGTCGGCGAGCGTCGGCCAGATCGGCTGGTCGTTGACGAAGGAGAAGCCGAAGCAGGGGGCCGGGCAGTTCTGGCCATCCGGCATGGTGCGGCCGGTGAAGATGCCCGTCATGTAGTGCCAGTACTGGGCGTAGACGGGCTGGTCGAGACCCATGCGGTGGTGAATGGCGGCGACAAGGTCGACGTTGGAGCAGTTCTTGCCACACGCAAGCTTTGCCGGATCCGACGGCAGCACGAAGAATAGGAAGTACGTGACGGCGCTGATGGCCAGGACGATGACGATCGCGCCCAGAACGCGTCGTGCGAGGAAACGGAGCATCGGTGAGGCTCTTCCGTGGGGGCGCGGGCGGCGGCCGCGCGGTCAGATCCGGGGGCGGCCGGCCCCGGCGTGGTGCCCGGGGCCGACCGCCCTGCGCTCGGACTACTGCTTGACGAACACAGTGCTTGCGTTGATCGTGCCGATGACCGAGTTGTAGGTGACACCACCCAGCCCGGAACCGTGGACACCGAAGAACTTGTCGAACAGGAACGGCACCTGGGCGGTGTCGTGCTGCAGCGAGTACTCCGAGAGGGTCCGCCACTCATCGGCCTGCTTGGTCAGGTCGGTGATCTTCTTGATGCGGTCGATCTCGGAGTTGATGTGGTCGTCGTTCAGGAACGAGTAGTTGTTCGTTCCGTCGCTCAGGTCGCGGCCGTCCATGGTCGGCGGGACCACGGTCGAGGCGTTCGGCCAGTCGGCGCCCCAGCCGGTGCGGTAGATGTCGTACTGGTTGTTCACCTTGCCGACGACCGTGTAGTACGAGGTCGGGTCGATCGCCTTGCGGACGACCTGGAAGCCCGCCTTCTCCAGCGCGTTGGCGACGGTCAGCGAGATGTTCTGCCAGCGCGGGGTGTTGGCGTACGCGTAGACCAGCTTCGGGTGCTCCTGGCCGGCCTCCTTCAGCAGCTCCTTGGCCTTGTCGATGTCACCGGTCGGCTTGGCGAGCTTGCCGAACGGGTCGAAGGACTTCCAGCCCGCGATGGTCGGGCTGAGCAGCGTGGTGCCGAGGTCACCCTGGGCCGCGCCGCCGAACGCCTGCTGCACCTGGCTCATCGGGAAGGCGTAGGCGATCGCCTGGCGGACCTTCGGGTCCGTGATGCGCTTGGTGTTGATGTCCAGGGTCTCGACGTACGGCTGGTACTCGTTGACCGTCCGCGACTTGTACTGCGGGTCGGTGACCAGGGACTGCATCTGCGACGGGTCGGAGACACCGGACAGGTCGATGCCGTTCTTGTCCGTGCCCGACTCGGCCATCAGGCGCTGGGTCAGGTTCGGCTGCTGGATGCCCAGCTGGAAGTTCCACGAGTCCGGGTACGCGTTCCGGATCGGGTCGGTCTTCGGGTCCCAGTACTGGTTGCGCTCGAAGACCAGCGACTTGCCGGGCTTGTACGAGGCGATCTTGTACGGGCCGGAGGAGACCGGGTGGTTGTTGTACGCGGCCTTGTCGTCCTTGGACTTCTCGACCGGGGCGGTGACCGGCATGGCCATCGCGTAAGGCGCGTCCGGGTGCGCCTCCTTGAAGTGGAAGACGATGGTCTTGTCGTCCGGGGTCGCCAGGATGTCGTCCGGGATCTCCTGGCCGGTGTACGGGCCCTTGTAGAGCTTGCGGTAGTCCGGGCCGTAGAGCCAGCTCTGGATGTACTGCGGGCCCTGGGTCTCGTAGTCGGCGTAGAGCCGCTCGATGCTGTACTTGATGTCCTTCGAGGTGATCGGCGTGCCGTCCTCGAACTTCAGGCCGTCCTTGAGG
It encodes the following:
- a CDS encoding ABC transporter ATP-binding protein, translated to MTTLTKPEAEPTPQGSEHFLSVRDLYVQFATEDGTVKAVDGLSFDLDRGKTLGIVGESGSGKSVTNLAILGLHNPRNTTISGEITLDGQKLTGASPRTLERLRGKKMSMVFQDSLTALSPYYTVGRQIAEPYVKHMGASKKEGRARAIEMLGKVGIPQPHTRVDDYPHQFSGGMRQRAMIAMALVCDPDLVIADEPTTALDVTVQAQILDLLKDLQQETGTAIILITHDLGVIANTADDVVVMYAGRAVERGTVRDILKKPEHPYAWGLLGSIPRLTAAVDVPLLPIPGSPPSLLNPPSGCPFHTRCAFTDQVEGEDRCSTERPHLPSGRGSACHLTADQKRDIFIEQIQPRLR
- a CDS encoding ABC transporter permease, with translation MLRFLARRVLGAIVIVLAISAVTYFLFFVLPSDPAKLACGKNCSNVDLVAAIHHRMGLDQPVYAQYWHYMTGIFTGRTMPDGQNCPAPCFGFSFVNDQPIWPTLADRYPTTLSLAIGGSAVFLVIGVTLGMLSAWQQGKTFDRVASSISLIGNSVQIYFIGPLAIALFVDNLGWLDGSHDPTWSSDPAGSFAGLVLPCLVMSVIFWSNYSRQTRSLMVEQLSEDHIRTARAKGMGSKYVFYRYALRGAAASIITIFGIDLGSVFGGAIITEATFSLHGLGTLAVNSVQTVDLPMEMAVMLISASAIVLFNIVVDAAYALIDPRIRLA
- a CDS encoding ABC transporter substrate-binding protein; this translates as MRHSKARLAAAIVAAGALSLTAACSSGGGTTTGTKNTTKSTPPPVPNYGLGTAADSNGPAPAVPGAVKGGTVQDLDQAGFDYLDPAQQYVSDQLSVSVLYARTLTGYKIDPTSGKTVLVGDLATDTGKISDGGATWTYTLKDGLKFEDGTPITSKDIKYSIERLYADYETQGPQYIQSWLYGPDYRKLYKGPYTGQEIPDDILATPDDKTIVFHFKEAHPDAPYAMAMPVTAPVEKSKDDKAAYNNHPVSSGPYKIASYKPGKSLVFERNQYWDPKTDPIRNAYPDSWNFQLGIQQPNLTQRLMAESGTDKNGIDLSGVSDPSQMQSLVTDPQYKSRTVNEYQPYVETLDINTKRITDPKVRQAIAYAFPMSQVQQAFGGAAQGDLGTTLLSPTIAGWKSFDPFGKLAKPTGDIDKAKELLKEAGQEHPKLVYAYANTPRWQNISLTVANALEKAGFQVVRKAIDPTSYYTVVGKVNNQYDIYRTGWGADWPNASTVVPPTMDGRDLSDGTNNYSFLNDDHINSEIDRIKKITDLTKQADEWRTLSEYSLQHDTAQVPFLFDKFFGVHGSGLGGVTYNSVIGTINASTVFVKQ